Proteins encoded within one genomic window of Haematospirillum jordaniae:
- the rpsL gene encoding 30S ribosomal protein S12 produces MPTINQLVRQGRQPAVKRNKAPAMQGCPQKRGVCTRVYTTTPKKPNSALRKVARLRLTNGFEVTAYIPGEGHNLQEHSVVLARGGRVPDLPGVRYHIIRGTLDTQGVKDRKQRRSKYGAKRPK; encoded by the coding sequence ATGCCGACAATCAATCAGCTGGTCCGTCAAGGCCGCCAGCCGGCTGTAAAACGGAACAAGGCCCCGGCTATGCAGGGTTGTCCACAGAAACGTGGCGTTTGTACCCGTGTTTATACGACGACCCCGAAAAAGCCGAACTCGGCGCTTCGTAAAGTGGCGCGTCTTCGTCTGACCAATGGCTTTGAAGTGACGGCCTATATTCCTGGTGAGGGTCATAACCTTCAGGAGCACTCTGTCGTTCTGGCGCGCGGCGGGCGCGTGCCTGACTTGCCGGGTGTTCGTTACCATATCATCCGCGGTACCCTGGATACCCAGGGCGTGAAGGATCGCAAGCAGCGTCGCTCGAAGTATGGCGCGAAGCGTCCGAAGTAA
- the rpoC gene encoding DNA-directed RNA polymerase subunit beta', with protein sequence MNDLMKIFGQASGSQSFDQIKISIASPEKIRSWSFGEIKKPETINYRTFKPERDGLFCARTFGPVKDYECLCGKYKRMKFRGIICEKCGVEVTLSKVRRERMGHIELAAPVAHIWFLKSLPSRIGLLLDMTLKDLERLLYFENYLVIEPGLTPLKQYELLTEEQYQRAQEEYGEDSFTAGIGAEAIRDMLMALDLEELKVQIRTEMRETSSEAKRKKLVKRLKLVEAFLESSCRPEWMILEVIPVIPPELRPLVPLDGGRFATSDLNDLYRRVINRNNRLKRLIELRCPEIIIRNEKRMLQESVDALFDNGRRGRAITGANKRPLKSLADMLKGKQGRFRQNLLGKRVDYSGRSVIVVGPELKLHQCGLPKKMALELFKPFIYSKLELYGLATTIKAAKRMVEKERPEVWDILEEVIREHPVMLNRAPTLHRLGIQAFEPVLVEGKAINLHPLVCTAFNADFDGDQMAVHVPLSLEAQLEARVLMMSTNNILSPANGKPIIVPTQDMVLGLYYMSLEREGEKGGVAKVMVDGVEHERWTTFGDLAEIEHALNAGTVSLHARVKARLKTVDAEGQPVVRTVVTTPGRMILASVLPHHAKVPFELINRLLRKKDIQDVIDTVYRHCGQKETVIFCDRIMALGFRQAAKAGISFGKDDMVIPATKEKLVMETETQVKEFEQQYQEGLITQGEKYNKVVDAWSQCTDRVADEMMKEISRVEPGKPINSVYMMAHSGARGSAAQMKQLAGMRGLMAKPDGSIIETPILSNFKEGLTVLEYFNSTHGARKGLADTALKTANSGYLTRRLVDVAQDAIITEEDCGTERGLTAVPVMDGGELVVSLAERILGRTAAEDALNPSTGEVVFPKGEIITEADVERIEAAGVESLLIRSVLTCETQTGTCAKCYGRDLARGTPVNIGEAVGVIAAQSIGEPGTQLTMRTFHIGGAAQRGAEQSSIEASFDSRVKLENLGIVRNSEGINIVLSRNCEVVLLDASSRERARHRVPYGAKLYVTDGQNVTRATKMAEWDPYTLPIITEKEGTVHFMDLVEGVSMREQMDEATGISSRVVVDWKSQPRGADLRPRITLRDEAGELIMLPSGVEARYYMSVDSILSVEPGQRVSAGDVLARIPRESSKTRDITGGLPRVAELFEARKPKDHAIIAEIDGRVEFGKDYKNKRRVLVVPITEDGPGEPMEYLVPKGKHLAVQEGDYVKRGDPLMDGNPVPHDILRVMGVEALADYLIKEIQDVYRLQGVKINDKHIEVIVRQMLQKVEISEAGDTTFLVGEQVDRIDFQNENEKTIREGGREAAGVPVLQGITKASLQTHSFVSAASFQETTRVLTEASTSGKVDALVGLKENVIVGRLIPAGTGAAMNKYRQVAARRDRELAAVQEAAAESVPVISSLSAAGVVPPAE encoded by the coding sequence ATGAATGACCTCATGAAGATCTTCGGTCAGGCCAGCGGCAGCCAGTCGTTTGACCAGATCAAGATTTCCATCGCCAGCCCTGAGAAGATCCGTTCTTGGTCTTTTGGCGAGATCAAAAAGCCGGAAACGATCAACTATCGTACCTTCAAGCCAGAGCGTGACGGGCTTTTCTGCGCTCGTACCTTTGGGCCAGTGAAGGACTATGAGTGCTTGTGCGGCAAGTACAAGCGCATGAAGTTCCGCGGCATTATTTGCGAAAAGTGCGGTGTTGAAGTCACCCTTTCCAAAGTTCGCCGCGAGCGTATGGGGCATATCGAGCTTGCTGCTCCGGTGGCTCATATCTGGTTCCTGAAGTCGTTGCCCAGCCGTATCGGTTTGTTGCTGGATATGACGCTGAAGGATCTGGAACGCCTTCTGTATTTTGAAAACTACTTGGTTATCGAACCAGGTCTGACGCCTCTGAAGCAGTATGAACTGCTGACAGAAGAGCAGTACCAGCGTGCCCAAGAAGAATACGGCGAGGACAGCTTCACGGCCGGAATTGGTGCCGAAGCGATTCGCGATATGCTGATGGCCTTGGATCTTGAAGAGCTCAAGGTTCAGATCCGGACTGAAATGCGCGAGACGTCTTCGGAAGCCAAGCGCAAGAAGTTGGTCAAGCGTCTGAAGCTTGTTGAGGCTTTCCTGGAATCCAGCTGTCGTCCGGAGTGGATGATTCTGGAAGTTATTCCGGTTATTCCGCCCGAATTGCGCCCGCTGGTGCCTCTTGACGGTGGTCGTTTTGCTACGTCAGACCTCAATGATCTGTACCGGCGTGTGATCAACCGTAACAACCGCCTCAAGCGTTTGATCGAATTGCGTTGTCCGGAAATCATTATCCGCAACGAAAAGCGTATGTTGCAGGAGTCTGTGGATGCCTTGTTTGACAACGGTCGTCGCGGTCGTGCGATTACCGGTGCCAACAAGCGCCCGCTTAAATCCTTGGCTGATATGCTCAAGGGCAAGCAGGGCCGTTTCCGTCAGAACCTGCTTGGCAAGCGCGTCGATTATTCCGGCCGTTCGGTCATCGTGGTTGGTCCGGAGTTGAAGCTGCACCAGTGCGGTTTGCCGAAGAAGATGGCTCTGGAGCTCTTCAAGCCCTTTATCTACTCCAAGCTTGAACTGTACGGTCTGGCCACGACCATCAAGGCAGCCAAGCGTATGGTCGAGAAGGAGCGTCCCGAGGTTTGGGATATTCTGGAAGAGGTCATCCGCGAGCATCCCGTGATGCTCAACCGTGCTCCAACACTGCACCGCCTCGGGATCCAGGCATTTGAGCCGGTTCTGGTCGAAGGTAAGGCGATTAACCTGCATCCGTTGGTGTGTACGGCATTTAACGCCGACTTTGACGGTGACCAGATGGCCGTGCACGTTCCGCTGTCCCTTGAGGCGCAGCTGGAAGCCCGTGTGTTGATGATGTCGACCAACAACATTCTTAGCCCGGCGAACGGAAAGCCTATTATTGTGCCAACCCAGGACATGGTTCTGGGGCTGTACTACATGAGCTTGGAACGCGAAGGCGAGAAGGGCGGTGTTGCCAAGGTCATGGTTGATGGCGTTGAGCACGAGCGTTGGACCACGTTCGGCGATCTGGCTGAAATTGAGCATGCCCTGAATGCCGGCACAGTTTCTTTGCATGCCCGCGTGAAGGCCCGGTTGAAAACTGTGGATGCAGAAGGCCAGCCTGTTGTGCGTACGGTGGTTACAACCCCTGGCCGGATGATCTTGGCCAGTGTGTTGCCGCACCACGCCAAGGTGCCCTTCGAGCTAATCAACCGCCTGCTGCGCAAGAAAGATATCCAGGACGTTATTGATACGGTTTACCGTCACTGCGGTCAGAAAGAGACCGTGATTTTCTGTGATCGCATCATGGCTCTGGGCTTCCGTCAGGCTGCAAAAGCCGGTATTTCCTTCGGCAAGGACGACATGGTCATCCCAGCCACCAAGGAAAAGCTGGTGATGGAGACCGAGACCCAGGTTAAGGAGTTCGAGCAGCAGTACCAAGAGGGCCTGATTACCCAAGGCGAAAAGTACAACAAGGTTGTTGATGCTTGGTCGCAGTGCACGGATCGTGTTGCCGACGAGATGATGAAGGAAATATCGCGCGTCGAGCCGGGCAAGCCTATCAACTCGGTTTACATGATGGCGCACTCCGGTGCGCGTGGATCAGCAGCCCAGATGAAGCAGCTGGCCGGGATGCGTGGTCTTATGGCCAAGCCTGACGGCTCAATCATCGAGACGCCTATCCTGTCGAACTTCAAGGAAGGCTTGACGGTTCTTGAGTACTTCAACTCTACCCACGGTGCTCGTAAGGGGCTGGCGGATACAGCCCTGAAAACAGCAAACTCCGGATATCTGACCCGCCGTCTGGTCGATGTGGCCCAAGATGCCATTATCACCGAAGAAGACTGCGGAACAGAGCGTGGCTTGACCGCTGTTCCGGTGATGGACGGTGGTGAACTGGTTGTTTCCCTTGCTGAACGTATTCTGGGTCGGACGGCTGCGGAAGATGCGCTGAACCCCTCAACGGGTGAAGTTGTATTCCCCAAAGGTGAAATTATTACCGAAGCCGATGTAGAGCGGATTGAGGCAGCCGGGGTTGAGTCTCTGCTTATTCGCTCGGTTCTGACATGCGAAACACAGACAGGAACCTGTGCGAAGTGCTATGGTCGTGACTTGGCGCGTGGTACGCCGGTGAATATTGGTGAGGCTGTTGGTGTGATTGCGGCGCAGTCCATTGGTGAGCCGGGTACGCAGTTGACCATGCGTACGTTCCACATTGGTGGTGCGGCTCAGCGTGGTGCGGAGCAGTCCAGCATCGAGGCCTCGTTCGACTCCCGCGTGAAGCTGGAAAATCTTGGTATTGTCCGCAATTCCGAAGGCATCAATATCGTCTTGTCGCGCAACTGCGAAGTTGTCCTGCTGGATGCCTCGAGTCGTGAGCGCGCCCGTCATCGTGTTCCCTATGGTGCAAAGCTGTATGTGACAGATGGGCAGAATGTGACGCGTGCGACCAAGATGGCCGAGTGGGATCCGTATACGCTGCCTATTATTACAGAGAAGGAAGGTACGGTTCACTTTATGGATCTCGTCGAAGGCGTGTCCATGCGTGAACAGATGGATGAAGCGACCGGTATTTCCTCGCGCGTGGTCGTAGACTGGAAATCGCAGCCCCGTGGTGCGGATCTGCGTCCCAGAATTACTCTGCGCGATGAGGCCGGCGAGCTGATCATGCTGCCGAGCGGGGTTGAAGCACGTTATTACATGTCTGTCGACTCGATCCTTTCTGTCGAGCCGGGACAGCGTGTCAGTGCAGGCGACGTTTTGGCGCGTATTCCGCGCGAAAGCTCCAAAACACGCGACATCACCGGTGGTCTGCCCCGGGTTGCCGAGTTGTTTGAAGCGCGCAAGCCAAAAGATCACGCAATTATCGCCGAGATCGATGGTCGGGTTGAGTTCGGTAAGGACTACAAAAACAAGCGCCGTGTTCTGGTCGTTCCCATCACGGAAGATGGTCCGGGCGAGCCGATGGAATACTTGGTTCCCAAGGGCAAGCACTTGGCTGTCCAAGAGGGCGATTATGTCAAGAGGGGCGATCCGTTGATGGATGGAAACCCCGTTCCGCACGATATCCTGCGGGTCATGGGTGTCGAGGCTCTGGCTGACTACCTGATCAAGGAGATTCAGGACGTTTATCGTCTTCAGGGCGTCAAGATTAATGACAAACACATTGAGGTCATTGTTCGTCAGATGCTTCAGAAGGTTGAAATCTCTGAGGCTGGGGATACCACCTTCTTGGTTGGTGAGCAGGTTGATCGTATCGACTTCCAGAACGAAAACGAGAAGACCATTCGTGAGGGGGGCCGTGAGGCTGCTGGTGTTCCTGTTCTTCAGGGTATTACCAAGGCTTCCTTGCAGACCCACTCTTTCGTTTCTGCAGCTTCGTTCCAGGAGACGACCCGTGTTCTGACCGAAGCATCTACCTCTGGCAAGGTGGATGCTCTGGTGGGTCTGAAGGAAAATGTGATCGTTGGTCGCCTGATTCCAGCCGGAACGGGTGCTGCGATGAACAAGTACCGTCAGGTTGCGGCACGTCGTGATCGGGAACTTGCGGCTGTCCAAGAAGCAGCAGCGGAGTCGGTACCTGTTATCTCGTCATTATCAGCGGCTGGAGTCGTTCCTCCTGCTGAGTGA
- the rpoB gene encoding DNA-directed RNA polymerase subunit beta: MARSFTGRKRVRKNFGRIRTVAPMPNLIEVQKNSYDQFLQTGIPADKRAPSGLQEVFKSVFPIKDFAGKGELEFVRYELEEPKYDVDECQQRGMTFAAPLKVTLRLVVWDIDEDTGARSVRDIKEQDVYMGDMPMMTRNGTFIVNGTERVIVSQMHRSPGVFFDHDKGKTHSSGKYLFAARVIPYRGSWLDFEFDAKDMVYVRIDRRRKLPVSTLLYALDSKAAEALRAERARARQPLDPAELTGLCAEDILNYFYDRIVYTADTRGWKTAFVPERLKGVKLPYDLINAATGELKAEAGTKVSPRLGKKLIDDGLSEMRVPVEDLVGRYVAEDIINPATGEVFLEAGQEITEATLAELDRNGIDELPTLHIDHVQVGPYIRNTLFADKNTCREEALIDIYRVMRPGEPPTLEAAELLFRGLFFDPERYDLSAVGRVKMNSRLSLSMDEAPDTVRVLRRDDILRIIKVLVELKDGRGEIDDIDHLGNRRVRSVGELMENQYRVGLLRMERAIRERMSSVDIDTVMPHDLVNAKPAAAAVREFFGSSQLSQFMDQTNPLSEVTHKRRLSALGPGGLTRERAGFEVRDVHPTHYGRICPIETPEGPNIGLINSLATYARVNQYGFIEAPYRKVVDGRVTDEVIYMSAMEEGRYTVAQANAELDAEGRFVGDLVSCRAASDYVMVPPSDIDYADVSPKQLVSVAAALIPFLENDDANRALMGSNMQRQAVPLIRAEAPFVGTGMEGVVARDSGAAISAGRTGIVQQVDATRIVIRATEDVDAARSGVDIYRLAKFQRSNQSTCITQRPLVKVGDIVRKGDIIADGPSTDLGELALGRNVLVAFMPWNGFNYEDSILISERIVRDDVFTSIHIEEFEVMARDTKLGQEEISRDIPNVGEDALRNLDEAGIVYIGAEVKAGDILVGKVTPKGESPVTPEEKLLRAIFGEKASDVRDTSLRLPPGVQGTIVEVRVFNRRGVEKDERTLAIERAEIEALAKDRDDERAILDGSFSNRLKEKLLGQKAVAGPRGFRAGVMLSDEVLKEYTPGQWRQFAVEADDVMAEIEGMKKTHEEAIAQLQARFESKVEKLQRGDELPPGVLKMVKVFVAVKRKLQPGDKMAGRHGNKGVISRIVPIEDMPYLADGTQVDIVLNPLGVPSRMNVGQILETHLGWACRGLGKQVGEYLDAVRYNNRTMDDLRDKLKAVYGPEAYKAEVADLGDEEVRELASNLRNGIPIATPVFDGARESDIAEHLAMAGLQTSGQVMLYDGRTGEPFDREVTVGYIYMLKLHHLVDDKIHARSIGPYSLVTQQPLGGKAQFGGQRFGEMEVWALEAYGAAYTLQEMLTVKSDDVSGRTKVYEAIVRGDDTFEAGIPESFNVLVKEMRSLGLDVELLQSDS, from the coding sequence ATGGCCAGGTCCTTTACAGGTCGGAAACGGGTACGTAAGAATTTTGGGCGCATCCGCACGGTGGCCCCCATGCCGAACCTGATCGAGGTTCAGAAAAACTCCTACGATCAGTTCCTACAGACAGGAATCCCTGCGGATAAAAGAGCCCCTTCGGGTTTGCAGGAAGTGTTCAAGTCAGTTTTTCCGATCAAGGACTTTGCCGGAAAGGGCGAGCTTGAGTTTGTCCGCTATGAGCTGGAAGAGCCCAAGTATGATGTTGACGAGTGTCAGCAACGAGGGATGACCTTTGCGGCTCCGCTGAAGGTGACTCTTCGTTTGGTCGTCTGGGATATTGATGAAGATACGGGTGCCCGTTCTGTTCGCGATATCAAGGAACAGGATGTCTACATGGGGGATATGCCCATGATGACCCGTAACGGTACCTTTATTGTGAATGGTACCGAGCGTGTCATTGTTTCCCAGATGCACCGTTCTCCTGGTGTGTTTTTTGATCATGACAAGGGCAAGACCCATTCGTCAGGCAAATACCTCTTTGCCGCACGCGTGATTCCCTACCGTGGCTCGTGGCTGGATTTTGAGTTTGATGCAAAGGACATGGTCTATGTCCGTATTGACCGTCGCCGCAAGCTGCCGGTCAGCACCTTGTTGTATGCGCTTGATTCCAAGGCTGCAGAGGCTTTGCGCGCGGAGCGTGCCCGTGCCCGCCAGCCGCTGGATCCGGCTGAGCTGACTGGGCTGTGTGCTGAAGATATCCTGAACTATTTCTACGACCGTATTGTCTATACGGCTGATACTCGTGGGTGGAAGACGGCTTTCGTTCCCGAACGTCTGAAGGGCGTAAAGCTTCCCTATGATCTGATCAATGCTGCTACGGGTGAGCTGAAAGCAGAAGCCGGTACCAAAGTTAGCCCACGTCTTGGCAAGAAGCTGATCGATGACGGGCTTTCGGAGATGCGTGTGCCGGTTGAGGATCTCGTCGGGCGCTATGTTGCCGAAGACATCATCAATCCTGCGACAGGGGAGGTATTCCTTGAAGCGGGTCAGGAAATCACCGAAGCAACCTTGGCAGAGCTTGACAGGAATGGCATTGACGAGCTGCCAACTCTGCATATCGATCATGTTCAGGTTGGGCCGTATATCCGTAATACGTTGTTTGCGGACAAGAATACCTGCCGTGAAGAAGCGCTGATTGACATTTATCGCGTTATGCGCCCGGGTGAGCCGCCGACACTTGAAGCGGCTGAGCTGCTGTTCCGTGGTTTGTTCTTTGATCCGGAGCGTTATGATCTTTCGGCCGTTGGTCGCGTGAAGATGAACTCCCGCTTGAGTCTGTCGATGGATGAGGCTCCGGACACGGTTCGTGTTCTACGTCGTGATGATATACTGCGTATTATTAAGGTATTGGTAGAGCTGAAAGATGGCCGTGGGGAGATCGATGATATCGATCACCTTGGTAACCGCCGTGTTCGCTCTGTCGGCGAATTGATGGAAAACCAGTACCGTGTTGGCCTGCTTCGTATGGAGCGCGCAATCCGCGAGCGTATGTCCAGCGTGGATATTGATACGGTCATGCCTCATGATCTTGTCAATGCCAAGCCTGCTGCTGCTGCTGTGCGTGAGTTTTTTGGGTCTTCGCAGCTCTCACAGTTTATGGACCAGACCAACCCGCTGTCAGAAGTGACGCACAAGCGGCGTTTGTCGGCCTTGGGCCCAGGTGGTCTGACACGTGAGCGTGCCGGGTTCGAGGTTCGCGACGTTCACCCGACTCACTACGGTCGTATCTGCCCGATTGAAACGCCGGAAGGGCCGAATATTGGTCTGATCAACAGCTTGGCAACGTATGCCCGTGTCAATCAGTACGGGTTTATCGAGGCTCCTTATCGCAAGGTTGTCGACGGGCGTGTGACTGATGAAGTCATTTACATGTCCGCAATGGAAGAAGGTCGCTACACAGTAGCTCAGGCCAATGCCGAGCTGGATGCAGAAGGTCGTTTTGTTGGCGATCTGGTGTCCTGTCGGGCAGCCAGTGATTACGTTATGGTTCCGCCTTCGGACATTGACTATGCTGACGTGTCGCCCAAGCAGCTGGTCTCTGTGGCTGCAGCCCTGATTCCGTTCTTGGAAAATGATGACGCCAACCGCGCCCTCATGGGCTCGAACATGCAGCGCCAGGCTGTGCCTCTGATCCGTGCCGAAGCACCTTTTGTCGGTACCGGTATGGAAGGTGTTGTAGCCCGTGATTCCGGGGCAGCCATTTCGGCTGGTCGGACCGGTATTGTCCAGCAGGTTGACGCAACGCGTATCGTGATTCGGGCAACCGAAGATGTGGATGCGGCACGTTCCGGTGTGGATATCTACCGTCTGGCCAAGTTCCAGCGTTCAAACCAGAGCACCTGTATTACCCAGCGTCCTTTGGTCAAGGTGGGTGATATTGTCCGCAAAGGCGATATTATTGCCGATGGCCCATCGACTGACTTGGGTGAATTGGCTCTTGGACGTAACGTGCTGGTCGCCTTCATGCCATGGAATGGCTTCAACTACGAAGATTCGATCCTGATTTCCGAGCGGATCGTGCGCGATGACGTGTTTACCTCGATTCATATCGAAGAATTCGAAGTCATGGCACGTGATACCAAGTTGGGTCAGGAAGAAATCAGCCGTGACATTCCCAACGTCGGTGAAGATGCCCTGCGCAATCTTGATGAAGCCGGCATTGTTTACATCGGTGCTGAAGTCAAAGCCGGGGATATTCTGGTCGGCAAGGTAACGCCAAAGGGCGAAAGCCCTGTGACACCAGAAGAAAAGCTTCTGCGTGCCATTTTCGGTGAGAAAGCTTCTGATGTCCGTGATACATCGCTGCGTTTGCCGCCGGGTGTACAGGGCACAATAGTCGAGGTGCGTGTCTTCAACCGCCGTGGAGTGGAAAAAGACGAGCGTACCTTGGCGATTGAGCGTGCCGAGATCGAGGCGCTGGCCAAGGACCGTGATGACGAACGGGCTATCTTGGATGGTTCTTTCAGCAATCGCCTGAAGGAGAAGCTGCTGGGGCAGAAGGCTGTGGCCGGCCCACGTGGTTTCCGTGCCGGTGTTATGCTGTCGGATGAAGTCCTGAAGGAGTATACCCCAGGGCAGTGGCGTCAGTTTGCTGTTGAAGCGGATGATGTTATGGCCGAGATCGAGGGGATGAAGAAGACCCACGAGGAGGCTATCGCCCAGCTTCAGGCCCGCTTTGAAAGCAAGGTGGAGAAGCTGCAGCGTGGTGATGAGCTGCCCCCGGGCGTTCTGAAGATGGTCAAGGTTTTCGTGGCTGTGAAGCGCAAGTTGCAGCCCGGAGACAAGATGGCCGGACGCCATGGGAACAAGGGTGTTATCTCCCGCATTGTTCCAATTGAGGACATGCCCTACCTTGCTGATGGAACGCAGGTGGATATTGTACTCAATCCGTTGGGCGTGCCTTCCCGTATGAACGTCGGGCAGATTCTAGAGACCCATCTGGGCTGGGCCTGCCGTGGTCTTGGCAAGCAGGTTGGTGAGTATCTGGATGCTGTGCGGTATAACAACCGGACCATGGATGACCTGCGTGACAAGCTGAAAGCTGTCTATGGGCCAGAAGCTTACAAAGCCGAGGTTGCCGATCTGGGTGACGAGGAAGTGCGTGAGCTGGCCTCAAACCTGAGAAATGGTATCCCCATTGCTACGCCTGTGTTCGATGGTGCGCGTGAAAGCGACATTGCCGAGCACTTGGCCATGGCCGGCCTGCAGACATCTGGTCAGGTGATGCTGTATGACGGTCGGACGGGTGAACCATTCGACCGGGAAGTTACTGTGGGCTATATCTACATGCTCAAGCTTCACCACTTGGTCGATGACAAGATACACGCCCGTTCCATAGGCCCGTATTCGCTGGTAACCCAGCAGCCTCTGGGTGGTAAGGCCCAGTTTGGTGGACAGCGCTTCGGGGAAATGGAAGTGTGGGCCTTGGAGGCGTATGGGGCAGCCTATACCCTGCAGGAAATGTTGACGGTCAAGTCGGACGATGTGTCCGGGCGTACGAAGGTCTATGAGGCGATCGTGCGTGGTGACGATACGTTCGAGGCAGGTATCCCTGAATCGTTTAACGTTCTGGTGAAAGAAATGCGGTCGTTGGGTCTGGATGTGGAGCTTTTGCAGAGCGACAGCTAA
- the rplL gene encoding 50S ribosomal protein L7/L12, giving the protein MADLAKLVDELSSLTVLEAAELSKLLEEKWGVSAAAPVAVAAAAPGAAAPAAEEKTEFDVVLASVDAKDKINVIKEVRAITGLGLKEAKDLVEGAPKTVKEAASKEDAQKIKDQLEKAGAKVELK; this is encoded by the coding sequence ATGGCTGATCTTGCCAAGCTTGTTGATGAACTGTCCTCCTTGACTGTTCTTGAAGCCGCTGAACTGTCCAAGCTGCTGGAAGAGAAGTGGGGCGTTTCCGCTGCCGCTCCGGTGGCTGTCGCTGCTGCTGCCCCGGGCGCTGCTGCCCCGGCTGCTGAAGAAAAGACAGAGTTTGATGTTGTTCTCGCTTCTGTCGATGCGAAAGACAAGATCAACGTGATCAAGGAAGTTCGTGCGATCACCGGTCTGGGTCTGAAGGAAGCCAAGGATCTGGTTGAAGGTGCGCCGAAGACCGTGAAGGAAGCTGCTTCCAAGGAAGATGCCCAGAAGATCAAGGACCAGCTTGAAAAGGCTGGTGCCAAGGTTGAGCTGAAGTAA
- the rplJ gene encoding 50S ribosomal protein L10 encodes MNREQKQELVSELHGLFGEVSTVVVAHYSGLTVADLEALRKQMRAVGASFRVTKNRLTRIALEGTKFDGLSSLLTGPTGMAVSADPVAAAKAMVEFAKTNPKLIILGGVMDGNALNVDGVKALASLPSLDELRAKLVGMLQTPATRVATVLSQPGAGVARVLSAYATKGEAA; translated from the coding sequence GTGAACCGTGAACAGAAACAGGAGTTGGTGTCCGAACTCCACGGTCTGTTCGGAGAAGTATCCACCGTCGTGGTTGCCCATTATTCTGGGCTGACCGTGGCGGATCTGGAAGCTCTTCGTAAGCAGATGCGCGCAGTAGGCGCCAGTTTCCGTGTAACCAAGAATCGGCTCACGCGTATTGCTCTTGAGGGTACGAAGTTTGATGGCCTTTCCAGCCTTCTTACCGGACCGACCGGCATGGCCGTGTCGGCTGATCCGGTAGCTGCTGCGAAGGCTATGGTCGAGTTTGCCAAGACGAATCCAAAGTTGATTATTCTTGGCGGTGTCATGGATGGAAATGCCCTGAACGTCGATGGCGTCAAGGCCTTGGCATCCTTGCCCAGTCTCGATGAACTTCGTGCCAAGCTGGTTGGCATGCTGCAAACTCCGGCCACACGTGTGGCGACCGTGCTGTCTCAGCCCGGCGCCGGCGTGGCCCGTGTTCTCAGTGCCTATGCAACCAAGGGCGAGGCCGCCTGA
- the rplA gene encoding 50S ribosomal protein L1: MAKLGKRLSAAYEGVNREKLYTLVEAVGLVKGGSRAKFDETIEVAVNLGVDPRHADQMVRGVVELPHGTGKAVRVAVFAKAGKADEAKAAGADIVGAEELLESIQQGKIDFDRCIASPDMMGLVGRVAKILGPRGLMPNPKLGTVTVDVASAVKAAKAGQVQFRVEKAGIVHAGIGKASFDEGKLVENVRAFVDALQKAKPSGAKGSYMQKVSLSSTMGPGVKVSIASIAG; this comes from the coding sequence ATGGCAAAGCTTGGCAAGCGTCTGTCCGCAGCTTATGAAGGCGTTAATCGCGAGAAGCTGTATACATTAGTTGAAGCGGTTGGTCTTGTAAAAGGAGGCTCTCGGGCCAAATTTGACGAGACAATCGAGGTTGCCGTTAATCTGGGTGTTGATCCCCGGCACGCCGACCAGATGGTTCGCGGTGTTGTGGAGTTGCCGCACGGAACAGGAAAAGCTGTTCGGGTTGCTGTGTTTGCAAAGGCCGGCAAGGCTGATGAAGCGAAGGCTGCTGGAGCTGATATTGTCGGTGCCGAGGAGCTTCTGGAATCAATCCAGCAGGGCAAGATTGACTTTGATCGTTGCATTGCATCGCCCGATATGATGGGTCTGGTCGGACGTGTTGCAAAGATTCTTGGTCCTCGTGGTCTGATGCCTAATCCAAAGCTGGGTACAGTGACGGTGGATGTTGCCTCTGCTGTCAAGGCAGCCAAGGCAGGTCAGGTTCAGTTCCGTGTCGAAAAGGCCGGTATTGTTCATGCAGGTATCGGTAAGGCTTCCTTTGATGAGGGTAAGCTGGTAGAGAATGTTCGGGCTTTTGTTGATGCTCTTCAGAAGGCGAAGCCATCTGGGGCGAAAGGGTCCTATATGCAGAAAGTTTCGCTCAGCTCCACCATGGGGCCGGGCGTTAAAGTCAGTATTGCTTCCATTGCGGGGTAA
- the rplK gene encoding 50S ribosomal protein L11: MAKKIVGYVKLQVPAGKANPSPPIGPALGQRGLNIMEFCKGFNAATQGIEPGTPIPVVITAYGDRTFSFVLKTPPVSYFLKKEASVAKGSTTPGRGASVGRITMAQIHKIAQVKMVDLNCDTIESAAEMIRGSARSMGLVVEE, translated from the coding sequence ATGGCAAAAAAAATAGTTGGTTATGTCAAGCTGCAGGTGCCGGCAGGCAAAGCTAATCCATCTCCGCCGATTGGTCCGGCGCTTGGTCAGCGTGGTCTGAATATCATGGAGTTCTGTAAGGGCTTCAATGCGGCAACCCAAGGGATTGAGCCGGGTACGCCAATTCCTGTTGTCATCACGGCCTATGGCGATCGTACGTTCTCTTTTGTTCTCAAGACGCCGCCTGTCAGCTACTTCTTGAAGAAAGAAGCCAGTGTTGCCAAAGGGTCTACAACGCCGGGTCGTGGTGCAAGCGTTGGCCGGATCACTATGGCGCAGATTCACAAGATTGCTCAGGTTAAGATGGTTGATCTTAACTGCGATACAATTGAATCGGCCGCTGAGATGATCAGGGGCTCTGCTCGTTCCATGGGTCTGGTGGTTGAGGAGTAA